A region from the Muribaculum gordoncarteri genome encodes:
- a CDS encoding glycosyl hydrolase family 8, translating into MNHRFLTIISTGALGLASMFATAQNPIVRDQFTADPTARVFNGKMYLYPSHDIPSPIESLKEWFCMADYHVFSSDNLVDWTDHGMIITQNNVPWVRPDSYSMWAPDCVYKNGEYFFYFPSAPKGERRGFQIGVARSTSPTGPFMPMREAIKGVNGIDPCVLIDDDGQSYIYWSGGGMMGAKLKDNMVELASDPVRMEGLPDGFKEGPFIFKRNGKYYYTFPWVRKETETLAYAMGDNPLGPFEFKGVIMEESPTGCWTNHHSIVEYNGQWYLFYHHNDYSPEFDKNRSARIDSLEFNADGTIRPVVPTLRGVGISDARRHIEIDRYSSISPKGVKIDFLNPDNKFDGWKSSFSKGGSWVRYNKVNFGEKPVKTVSARVKSPAGGTLNVLVDGPKGKKVASIKVPKCNDWRVVSADIVGDAPLGVHDLVVALQNGRVDVDWVGFDALPWTAGAMTTGRYRNMFAEAGYSQAEIDAKLAAIYDSVFHGPNKVYFEVGDSMAYISDIKNHDVRTEGMSYGMMIAVQFDKKDVFDRLWRWCRKYMQHSSGDMDGYFAWSCKTDGTRNSQGPASDGELYYITSLIFASNRWGNDTGINYLAEARNILDKSMLKTGHNRVAPLIDVNHKLITFTPDRWGGRYTDPSYHLPAFYEVWAKWAGDNRSEYWLECAKASREYLHKCTHPVTGLNPDYSNYDGTLLGRNGIFGDAFRFDSWRVPMNIALDYSWSCADGDWQRAYGNRIQDFLYSQGIDDFVDQYNVDGSTVERIASAGGKTKLRHSLGLVATSAAVSLTCTDPKCYEFIHKLWNSGHQPYDDGYFDAYYDGLLRLFAFMHLSGNYRVICPAENSSESI; encoded by the coding sequence ATGAACCACCGATTTTTAACTATCATTTCTACCGGCGCGTTAGGGTTGGCCTCGATGTTTGCGACGGCCCAGAACCCCATTGTGCGCGACCAGTTTACCGCCGACCCTACGGCGCGAGTTTTTAATGGAAAAATGTATCTTTATCCATCGCACGACATTCCCAGCCCCATCGAGAGCCTCAAGGAATGGTTCTGCATGGCCGATTATCATGTGTTCTCCTCCGACAATCTTGTCGACTGGACCGACCACGGCATGATAATAACTCAGAACAATGTGCCTTGGGTACGCCCCGACTCTTATTCGATGTGGGCGCCCGATTGCGTTTACAAAAACGGAGAGTACTTTTTCTACTTCCCCTCGGCACCCAAGGGTGAGCGTCGCGGATTCCAGATAGGTGTTGCCCGCTCGACATCGCCTACCGGCCCGTTCATGCCCATGCGTGAGGCTATCAAGGGTGTCAACGGTATCGACCCCTGTGTCCTTATTGACGACGACGGCCAGAGCTATATCTACTGGTCGGGAGGCGGCATGATGGGTGCAAAGCTCAAGGACAACATGGTTGAGCTCGCTTCCGATCCCGTGAGAATGGAAGGTCTGCCCGACGGTTTCAAGGAAGGTCCGTTTATCTTCAAGCGTAACGGAAAGTACTACTATACATTCCCCTGGGTACGCAAGGAAACCGAAACATTGGCCTATGCAATGGGTGACAATCCCCTCGGCCCGTTTGAGTTCAAGGGCGTTATAATGGAGGAATCGCCCACAGGCTGCTGGACCAACCATCACTCGATTGTAGAGTACAACGGCCAGTGGTATCTCTTCTATCATCACAACGACTACTCTCCCGAGTTTGACAAGAACCGTTCGGCTCGCATCGACTCGCTTGAGTTCAATGCCGACGGCACTATCCGTCCGGTAGTTCCCACTCTCCGTGGTGTAGGTATATCCGACGCTCGCCGTCACATTGAAATTGACCGTTACAGCTCAATAAGCCCCAAGGGTGTCAAGATTGACTTCCTCAATCCCGACAACAAGTTTGACGGCTGGAAGAGCTCGTTCAGCAAGGGCGGCTCATGGGTACGTTATAATAAGGTCAACTTCGGCGAGAAGCCCGTCAAGACCGTTTCGGCCCGCGTTAAGTCACCTGCCGGAGGCACGCTCAATGTGCTTGTCGACGGTCCCAAGGGCAAGAAGGTTGCTTCGATAAAGGTGCCCAAGTGCAATGACTGGCGTGTAGTTTCAGCCGACATCGTTGGCGATGCTCCTCTTGGCGTTCATGACCTCGTGGTGGCTCTTCAGAATGGCCGCGTCGATGTCGACTGGGTAGGCTTTGACGCTCTTCCCTGGACTGCAGGTGCTATGACCACAGGCCGCTACCGCAACATGTTTGCCGAAGCCGGATATTCTCAGGCCGAAATCGATGCCAAGCTTGCCGCTATCTACGACAGCGTTTTCCACGGTCCTAACAAGGTTTACTTCGAGGTGGGCGATTCGATGGCCTACATCTCTGACATAAAGAACCATGATGTGCGCACCGAAGGTATGTCCTACGGAATGATGATTGCCGTTCAGTTTGACAAGAAGGATGTCTTTGACCGCCTGTGGCGTTGGTGCCGCAAGTACATGCAGCACTCTTCGGGTGACATGGACGGATACTTTGCATGGAGCTGCAAGACCGATGGTACACGTAACTCTCAAGGCCCCGCTTCCGACGGTGAGCTTTATTACATCACATCGCTGATATTCGCCTCCAACCGATGGGGCAATGACACCGGCATCAACTATCTTGCCGAGGCACGCAACATCCTTGACAAGTCGATGCTCAAGACGGGTCACAACCGTGTGGCTCCGTTGATCGATGTCAACCACAAGCTCATCACCTTCACTCCCGACCGTTGGGGTGGACGCTATACCGACCCCTCTTACCATCTGCCCGCATTCTACGAAGTATGGGCCAAGTGGGCCGGCGACAACCGCTCCGAATACTGGCTTGAGTGTGCTAAGGCAAGCCGCGAATATCTGCACAAGTGTACTCATCCCGTTACCGGTCTTAACCCCGACTACAGCAACTACGACGGTACACTGCTCGGCCGCAACGGCATTTTCGGCGACGCTTTCCGCTTCGACTCTTGGCGTGTGCCCATGAACATTGCGCTTGACTACTCATGGTCATGTGCCGACGGCGATTGGCAGCGTGCCTATGGCAACCGCATTCAGGACTTCCTCTACTCTCAGGGTATCGATGACTTCGTTGACCAGTACAATGTCGACGGCTCTACAGTTGAGCGCATAGCATCAGCCGGAGGTAAGACAAAACTGCGTCACTCACTCGGTCTTGTGGCTACTTCGGCAGCTGTTTCGCTCACCTGCACCGATCCCAAGTGCTATGAGTTTATCCACAAGTTGTGGAACTCGGGTCATCAGCCTTACGATGACGGTTATTTCGACGCTTATTACGACGGATTGCTGCGACTCTTCGCATTCATGCACCTCAGCGGCAATTATCGTGTAATTTGTCCCGCTGAAAATAGCTCGGAATCAATTTAA